The Antedon mediterranea chromosome 7, ecAntMedi1.1, whole genome shotgun sequence genome has a segment encoding these proteins:
- the LOC140054986 gene encoding CD151 antigen-like — translation MEIKDKASSNTPAVNTVKVRSCAADTCKGFLYVFNFLFGLSGIGAVIIAARVLRHTLSLDLALIIDTQLYRLGAVIIVLAGCTVTATAFIGSLGVKEENKCFIIAYIVMLIVVFGMVFIAGVFSIAIYTRSENELEFQMLNTLKREFGPGGNEDAQDPITAAWNNLQDTHNCCGVKTNSTNGIIFRSSNWYREQPIVKRVKVPATCCMKNDDAIVDLKSCQGNFGGFEHVYFNGCYDPALRQISFFCSLVSGSVVGITGMQLFALLFSFFVMRQM, via the exons ATGGAAATTAAAGATAAAGCTTCAAGCAACACACCAGCCGTCAATACGGTAAAGGTTCGATCGTGTGCGGCAGACACATGTAAAGGATTTCTGTATGTGTTTAACTTTTTATTTGGG CTTTCAGGCATAGGCGCTGTGATAATTGCTGCTAGGGTGTTACGTCATACACTCAGTCTAGATCTTGCCCTTATCATAGATACTCAATTGTATAGACTTGGAGCAGTCATCATTGTTCTTGCTGGCTGCACAGTCACTGCCACTGCTTTCATTGGAAGTTTAGGGGTCAAAGAAGAAAACAAATGCTTCATTATTGCC tacaTCGTAATGTTAATTGTGGTCTTCGGCATGGTGTTTATAGCTGGTGTATTTTCAATTGCAATTTACACACGG tcGGAAAATGAGTTAGAGTTTCAGATGTTGAATACACTGAAGAGAGAATTTGGGCCCGGAGGAAACGAGGATGCACAGGATCCAATTACAGCTGCCTGGAACAATCTTCAAGATACA CATAACTGTTGTGGCGTTAAAACAAACAGTACTAACGGTATTATATTCCGTTCTTCAAATTGGTATCGAGAACAGCCGATTGTTAAACGAGTTAAGGTTCCAGCAACGTGCTGTATGAAGAACGATGACGCAATAGTGGATCTGAAAAGTTGTCAGGGTAATTTTGGTGGATTTGAACATGTTTATTTCAAT GGCTGTTATGATCCGGCCTTACGGCagatttcatttttttgttcgCTAGTTTCTGGATCTGTCGTTGGAATTACTGGTATGCAG TTATTTGCTCTTTTATTTTCGTTCTTCGTTATGCGTCAAATGTAA
- the LOC140055396 gene encoding archaemetzincin-2-like, which produces MTGNTISDNLTFDLDKLYLVSKSSDKKNARYLVGKLKNIDPSLQAYFMLSACCFLKQDVTVKKQILVSDLYSSLHSSFNIPRSNYILALTWTDLYPTEELNFVLEEASYSCRCAVFGFGRYEPKSYVSTPDGDNANKAITDENKLALDGQLLWKLIRVASHETCHLLGLNHCLFFECSMNESKSVKKALHQPLFLCPVCLRKLHKSLGFDIRQRYAQLRDFLQNTNNHYQNDSLQAVYYG; this is translated from the exons atgactggaaataccATTTCTgacaatttgacctttgaccttgataaGTTATATCTTG taAGCAAGTCATCAGATAAAAAGAATGCACGATATTTGGTAGGAAAACTGAAAAACATTGATCCAAGTTTGCAAGCCTATTTTATGCTATCGGCCTGTTGTTT TTTAAAACAAGATGTTACAGTCAAAAAACAGATTCTGGTTTCTGATTTGTACTCCAGTCTTCATTCATCATTTAACATCCCAAGATCAAATTATATTCTAGCCCTGACCTGGACTGATCTGTATCCAACAGAAGAGTTGAATTTTGTGCTCGAGGAGGCCTCGTacagctgtagatgtgcagtgTTTGGGTTTGGCAGGTATGAGCCTAAGTCATACGTAAGCACACCAGATGGTGACAATGCCAATAAAGCAATTACGGATGAAAACAAGTTAGCATTGGATGGTCAACTTTTATGGAAACTTATACGG gttGCAAGCCATGAAACATGTCACCTTCTTGGATTGAATCACTGTTTATTCTTCGAATGTTCCATGAATGAGAGTAAGTCAGTGAAGAAAGCGCTCCACCAACCTCTCTTTCTTTGCCCAGTTTGTCTACGCAAGCTTCACAAAAGCCTTGGCTTTGATATACGTCAACGGTATGCACAGCTCAGAGATTTCCTCCAGAATACAAACAACCACTATCAGAATGATAGCTTGCAAGCAGTATACTATGGCTAG